Part of the Quercus lobata isolate SW786 chromosome 6, ValleyOak3.0 Primary Assembly, whole genome shotgun sequence genome, gccccaaaaaaaaaaaagttccaacTTTCATAACTGCATGGGCACATAGGAAAGTATAAGATTCTATGGTCCTAATTCCTAATCCCCATTATCATATTCTTTTCTTTGGACCAATATTTCATGCCCACCCTTCCTACCAGCCAGCCAGGTGGGtgattttcacttttcacttttCACCCAGATAACTCTGTGCTTGTTAAATCCTCCTATTACCTTTTCTTATTTATTGGCCTGACATGTAtgatatttcttcatttttgtattttattttttgtttgtttatagtCTCTAATTTGTGTATTTGCAAGTTCTACTTGATGCATGGCATAAATCAAGCATGATAAGGCTTAGCTCTAGTGCAATTGAGCATTGGAGTTAACATGACGTGGACATGTGGTAAAAATTAGACATATATTTGTATTGTGTAGGCTCTAGTCCACTGAAGCACTAGAGCTAAAACATGTCAAATTAAGTAAATGACTGTCCTTTGAAACTTTAATTATTGTGTACTTTGAAGTCTGAACTATTAAATTGGAAAAGTCAGATATCATATAACTTAATGGCTTTATGCAATTCTCTTTATAAAAAGAATTGACGTTCTAATATCTCCAATCCCATtgaattgtttgttttttaactaCTGTCCATGCATGTGGATGCTTTATAAATATaaaccaaattttcaaaaattattagggacttaattttgcaaaattttatcaGCAAGACCTACTACAATTGAGTAAAATAGTATACTAGTATATTACGGGTCTGTTTGgaatccgtttattttgctaaaattgaaatttttttactgaaagtactatagataaatgtaaaagttagctgaaatagtatagtaaaacttatgaatagtaccaaaaagtgtaataaaattcatgaatagtagcaaaaataaattaacaaaattaatcatgctaAACTAACACTACTTCTAGTAAAGGAAATGTTCCAGCCAAAGCATCATGTTTTGATTCCAAATTACAAAAATGGAACTTGCGTGACCCATGGAATGGGAGCATAGTACAAAGATAGCCTCTGCTACTGTAGGGATGATGGTAGCCTGGGCTAATGaacagcatttttttttttttttgggtcctgAAGATGCTATGAATCcattcactttcttttttggctGTAAAATAGCTCTGTTGATTGATACTGACTTGGCATTTTCCCAACATACATAATGCATGGTAGTGATTTCAAAAGGAGTTCaactttatcaattatcatTAGAGTGCTTATTCTTCACCGTCTCGTTTCAATGCCTTATTCTCATTGAATTCCTGGGGTATTTTATAAATAACACCCTTAAAACTTTAATACgaatttcaatttggtcctgCAACTTTGGGTTTGAACAATTAATCTCCTGTACATTAGATTTGTGGAAAATCAAACCTTTCTGGTTTTTACTAGAGTTTTCTATTAAAAACTAACGAATTTAATCAGAGGATTTATGcataatctttttatttatttatttttggtgtcAAATTATCAATGATTTTAAGTCATGTACACATATACATATTTAAatccaataaatttttaataaaaaacaatgagGAGAGGTTCAATTCATCACAAACATGATGTACAAGGTGTTAATTGTTAAAATCAAAAACTCTCAAAACTAAATTGACTCTCTAGTCAAAATCCAAAGTTAATAAATGTGAAACCTCTTATTTCTCTACTTTATTTGTCACACCTTTCCTTGCTCAACATTGTTATAGTCACTAGttttcattgaaaatattttcatatccCAATAAATCATATCTATTCAAGAATGGGGACTGATAAACAAGACATTGATGATCAAAATCATTTCCTATCATTATTGCAGGAGACAAACATGCCCCATACAGATGCAGGGccatttaacaaaaaaacaaatttagttttattctcagcaaaaaaaaaaaaaaaaaaaagctttattaattttgtaaGCCATCCAGCTCATGTGATGTATGCTTTTAAGAATGTGATGCATGTGAGATTATGAGTACTCATATAGTTAGTTGTCACTTGTCAATGCATTTCATtccacttaataaaaaaaaacaagacattaagcaaaagaacaaaaagggGATGGGGGTTTGGGAAAAAACATTTCAAATCAAATGATTCAcagcaataatttttcttattggGACCATGGCATTTTGTTTTGTTCCCTAGTAGCACTAATtcttattcagccaaaaaaaaaaaaaaaaaaagttgtactaATTCTCCATTTCactatatacacacacaatttCACTAAAATTCGCATCCAAGAAACCACTTAGGTTTGCATTGTCATCTTGCTATAAAGAACAAACACCAAAACAGTGCTTTTTCCCAAGAACAAGATTACTCCCACAACAAACcttggcttaaaaaaaaaaaaaaaaaaaatcactcaaCTTTATAAATTCAAAACCATAATTAATGTACTAAAATCTAATCACGTAGAAAACTAATCAAATACCACAAATGCCCTTAAACTTTCACAAAATCCCACCCCTCccaaccaaatttttttccttttatgggCAAAAAACCAAAGCACCATCAAACCAAGTTAAAAAGGGCAAACTCAAAGTCGTAGTGGGGACTAATAAGTTAAAAATGAGACTTCTTTGTCTTCATACTAGGAAGCAGGACAAAAAGACTGAGGATATCATCGTCATTACAAAATTTATCCAAGGGTAAAACTGGAATACAAAtccaaaccccccccccccccccccaaattttcattcacaatttttttttttttgggtctgattttcatctttttcacgCTCAGTTCACAAACCCACCCGCTCGGTTTCTTGTTCCTTTGCGATGATTACGAGCACTAgaggaagaagacgaagaagaagaagtgggtTTCATTGCAGCCAATGAACAGTGATCTTTATGAAGACTTTCTTCCTCGTCCATAAAAATCTGCCTGCACCTGCACTCCACGCTACAAAAAGCCCTGTCCCCTCTGCACAATATACACATACACGTACATACACACAATACATATCACCTTAAAGATCAAAActttatcataaaataaaactaaaacaaacccaTGATtccaaaaaccttaaaaaacataaaaaaaaaaaagatctggGTTTTGTAGAAGCTAGCTTACTTGTACATGTAGATGTCTTTCCCAGGCAAGAGCTTTTGGTTGCAGAGAAAGCATTGGTCAAGAAAAGTAGGTGTTGGGAAATAACTACTAGAGTGATGAGCTTGCAAAGGAGAGagcttgttgttgttgttgttgttgagcaACATGGTGGTCTTGTTAATTACTTGTGGATGATTCTTCTTGctaacaccaccaccaccactaccaccaccaacTCCACCACTATTACTACCaccactactactactaccacCACTCTTTTGTGCTTCCAATACTACACTAAGTCCCACCATTATTatgatataatattaattatatccttctctctttctatgtgtgtgtgtattttctCTATGTGGAGGAGCTTTGGTGTGGTAGTAATGGAAAGGGtttggttgataaaattttgagtAAATAGAAGCAATATGGGAGAGAGAGGTACGGAACATAAGGGAGGTGTGGGACCCCTACAGCTATGGGAGCAGTAATAAGGACGATTAGCGTAGCGAACGATTTGACTGCTTTTGGTGGTTAAGTGCCACGTATAGGGCTTTAGTTtccatttcattttcatttatttttgattctTGGGGTTGTTTTGTCTGCTTGTGTTTACGTGCTAATTTCTAATTAGAATTTgcttgatttggttttttttttccttttttccattattattagggagagagagagagaaaaagatgtACATGTTGGCCCAGTCACAACGGTCGTGACTCGTGTGTGCTTTTTTCTGTGCCTGGTTTGcgtgatagtttttttttctttttgagacaGAAAGAGAAGCAAATTTGTATGTTTCTTTggcaataaataaattaatatctGTTTTTCTTTGGTGCTCTTCACTCTTCAGCCCTTGGTTTCTTAAACAAGTCTGTTGGCTAAGGATAAAATAAACCCACCAGAACAACCGTTTCTGGCTTTGCAGGAAACTcaaatttttagaattcttttttattaattgatgCAGCTGAAAGCCATCCCATGAAAATCCCACTCCCTGATTCTGCTtcctttttatattcttaattccctctctctcttaaaataaaattgtaagtTTGAATAAATGTATGAAAATCTTGCAATTTACTCAACAAATATAAGTGGTGCAAAAAATAGTACATAAGTAATGTCAGAtttagacacaaaa contains:
- the LOC115950656 gene encoding FCS-Like Zinc finger 15, whose translation is MVGLSVVLEAQKSGGSSSSGGSNSGGVGGGSGGGGVSKKNHPQVINKTTMLLNNNNNNKLSPLQAHHSSSYFPTPTFLDQCFLCNQKLLPGKDIYMYKGDRAFCSVECRCRQIFMDEEESLHKDHCSLAAMKPTSSSSSSSSSARNHRKGTRNRAGGFVN